A portion of the Chryseobacterium tructae genome contains these proteins:
- a CDS encoding ATP synthase F0 subunit C, which yields MDLSTGAGLIYVGIGLAVLGVGLGIGKIGGHAMDAIARQPEQAGKIQGAMLIAAGLIEGAGLIAIIFGAFIK from the coding sequence ATGGATTTATCAACAGGAGCAGGATTAATTTACGTAGGTATCGGTTTAGCAGTACTAGGTGTAGGTCTAGGTATCGGTAAAATCGGTGGTCACGCAATGGACGCTATCGCTAGACAACCAGAACAAGCTGGTAAGATTCAAGGAGCAATGCTTATTGCTGCTGGTCTTATTGAAGGTGCTGGTCTTATCGCGATCATCTTTGGTGCTTTCATCAAGTAA
- a CDS encoding F0F1 ATP synthase subunit B, which produces MGIIEPGIGLLFWMTLTFVILLFLLAKFAWKPIVNAVNERETSIIDALNQAKLAKKEMEDLKADNERIIREAKIERDAILKEAREIKDRIVGEAKDVAKAEGDKLIEAAKQTINAEKNAAMADIKTQIGALSVNIAESILKQKLDNTEAQNELVQNYINKSNLN; this is translated from the coding sequence ATGGGAATTATTGAACCTGGAATTGGACTTTTGTTTTGGATGACGCTTACTTTTGTTATCCTATTATTTCTTCTAGCTAAATTCGCTTGGAAACCAATTGTAAATGCTGTTAATGAAAGAGAAACTTCTATCATTGATGCATTAAACCAAGCTAAATTGGCTAAAAAAGAGATGGAAGATCTTAAAGCTGACAACGAAAGAATCATTCGTGAAGCTAAAATTGAAAGAGACGCTATCCTTAAAGAAGCTAGAGAAATTAAAGACAGAATCGTAGGTGAAGCTAAAGATGTTGCTAAAGCTGAAGGAGATAAACTTATCGAAGCTGCTAAGCAAACAATCAACGCTGAGAAAAATGCTGCAATGGCAGACATCAAAACTCAGATCGGTGCTTTATCTGTAAACATTGCAGAGTCTATCTTAAAACAAAAGTTAGATAATACAGAAGCTCAAAACGAATTAGTTCAAAATTATATCAACAAATCTAACCTTAACTAA
- the atpH gene encoding ATP synthase F1 subunit delta — protein MLTSKVAKRYAQGLLDFTNESGQTAAVFSEMKDVVKIMIESKDLNKFFLTPYIDAKKKIEVANEIFKGLSASSQNLIRLVIKHGRENQLKNIAQEFINKVEDINGVQRVTLTTATQLSKENIDQILRSTNLVNANSNFDLKVNINQDILGGYILRVGDQQVDASVKTKLNQVKKDFQLN, from the coding sequence ATGCTTACATCTAAAGTAGCGAAAAGATACGCACAGGGTTTACTTGATTTCACAAATGAATCAGGTCAGACAGCTGCCGTGTTTTCTGAAATGAAAGATGTAGTGAAGATTATGATTGAATCTAAAGATTTAAACAAATTCTTCCTTACCCCTTACATTGATGCAAAAAAGAAAATAGAGGTAGCAAACGAAATTTTCAAAGGTTTATCAGCATCTTCCCAGAATTTGATCAGATTGGTTATTAAACACGGACGTGAGAACCAATTGAAAAATATCGCTCAGGAATTCATCAACAAAGTTGAAGATATCAACGGAGTGCAGAGAGTAACGCTTACAACAGCAACTCAGCTTTCTAAAGAGAATATTGATCAGATCCTAAGATCTACCAACTTGGTGAATGCCAATTCAAACTTCGATTTGAAAGTAAACATCAACCAGGATATTTTAGGTGGATATATCCTAAGAGTGGGAGACCAGCAGGTAGACGCGTCTGTAAAGACCAAATTGAACCAAGTTAAAAAAGATTTCCAATTAAATTAA
- a CDS encoding hemolysin family protein gives MDSDIVRLLLALFLVLLNGFFVAAEFSIVKVRYSQIQIKAAEGDSMAKQAEHIIKHLDEYLSATQLGITLASLALGWVGESALHHIFENIFTSLNVNLTQTTITTISVATSFVLITVMHIVFGELIPKSIAIRKSEATTMATAVPLRVFYTIFKPFIWLMNLMSNGFLRLIKIHPASEQEIHSTEELQLLVKQSADSGEIEEENYEIIKNAFDFTDHSAKQIMVPRQNITSIDFEEDVNDIINKIMDSGYSRIPVYIDSIDNVIGIFYTKEIIREFVKRKGDLDHEDLKDLMRDAFFVVGSKKVSDLLKTFQLKKQHIAVVIDEFGGTEGIITLEDILEELVGEIQDEEDDEEKIVDKIADNTYWVQATQPLEEINEFLPKKLPLSEESEYNSLAGFILYELEEIPEENQEFYLDDYYFKILKMNNKSVELVELIYQEPNAIDSLAEKIGEV, from the coding sequence ATGGACTCGGACATAGTCAGGCTTTTGCTGGCCTTATTTCTTGTTTTACTAAATGGCTTCTTCGTAGCCGCAGAATTTTCAATTGTTAAAGTTCGTTACTCACAAATCCAAATAAAAGCCGCAGAAGGGGATTCTATGGCTAAGCAGGCAGAACATATCATCAAGCATCTTGATGAATATCTTTCCGCTACACAATTAGGTATTACATTGGCATCGCTTGCCCTTGGATGGGTAGGAGAAAGCGCACTGCATCATATTTTTGAAAATATTTTTACGTCTTTGAACGTTAATTTGACTCAGACAACAATTACTACCATTTCGGTAGCTACCAGTTTTGTTTTGATTACCGTTATGCATATTGTATTTGGTGAACTTATTCCTAAATCGATAGCCATCAGGAAATCTGAAGCAACCACTATGGCAACAGCAGTGCCATTGAGAGTTTTTTATACTATTTTTAAACCGTTTATCTGGCTAATGAACCTTATGTCAAACGGTTTCTTAAGACTGATCAAAATTCACCCGGCTTCGGAGCAGGAAATCCACTCCACAGAAGAACTACAGCTTTTGGTAAAGCAAAGTGCAGACAGTGGTGAAATTGAAGAGGAGAACTATGAGATCATTAAAAATGCCTTTGATTTTACAGATCACTCTGCGAAACAAATCATGGTTCCAAGACAGAATATTACTTCCATCGATTTTGAAGAAGATGTGAACGATATCATCAATAAGATTATGGATAGTGGATATTCCCGTATCCCTGTATATATTGATTCTATAGACAATGTAATCGGAATTTTCTACACCAAGGAAATTATAAGAGAATTTGTTAAAAGAAAAGGAGATCTGGATCATGAGGATCTTAAAGATTTAATGCGTGATGCCTTTTTCGTAGTAGGAAGTAAGAAGGTTTCAGACTTATTGAAAACTTTCCAATTGAAAAAACAGCATATTGCTGTTGTTATTGACGAATTTGGTGGAACTGAAGGGATTATTACCCTGGAAGATATTCTTGAAGAGCTTGTGGGAGAAATTCAGGATGAAGAAGATGACGAAGAAAAGATTGTTGACAAAATAGCGGATAATACCTATTGGGTACAAGCTACTCAGCCTTTGGAAGAGATCAATGAATTTTTACCTAAGAAGCTCCCTCTTTCAGAAGAAAGTGAATACAACTCGCTGGCAGGGTTTATTCTTTATGAACTGGAAGAAATTCCTGAGGAAAACCAGGAATTTTATCTGGATGACTATTATTTCAAGATTCTGAAAATGAACAATAAGAGTGTAGAGCTGGTTGAATTGATATACCAGGAACCCAATGCTATTGATAGTTTAGCAGAAAAAATTGGTGAAGTTTAA
- a CDS encoding ATP-dependent Clp protease adaptor ClpS: MNFYNTIKDYEDPKRQYEEEVLVLDDTDEVYKLVLHNDDVHTFDYVIDSLIEVCKHTLEQAEQCTILVHYKGKCTVKTGSLDILKPMHEKLLSRELTSEIV; the protein is encoded by the coding sequence ATGAATTTTTATAATACGATAAAAGACTACGAAGATCCGAAACGTCAATATGAAGAAGAAGTTCTGGTATTGGATGATACAGATGAAGTCTACAAACTAGTGTTGCATAATGATGATGTTCATACTTTCGATTATGTTATCGACAGCTTGATTGAAGTATGTAAGCATACATTAGAGCAAGCAGAACAATGTACAATTCTTGTCCACTATAAGGGCAAATGCACTGTAAAAACAGGCTCATTGGATATTTTGAAGCCTATGCACGAAAAATTACTTTCACGCGAATTAACAAGTGAAATCGTATAA